A window of the Mucilaginibacter sp. cycad4 genome harbors these coding sequences:
- a CDS encoding GntR family transcriptional regulator → MNISFNQPKLLSLCQSFKMKYSIDHRSPVPLHAQAEEILRKLITEDIYQNGKVLPNEVELAKLLAISRTTLRQAINKLVFEGLLIRKKRTGTKVNQSTVSSKSNNWLSFSQEMKLRGIAIKNFELHVTWVEPDEQLVNFFEIKPDKKLLKMERVRGKPDGPFVYFISYFHPRIGLSGDEDFKLPLYEMLEQEHSTIASLSKEEISAHAADALIADKLQIKFGEPVLVRKRFVFDQGDRPMEYNLGYYKADSFVYTVESRR, encoded by the coding sequence ATGAACATTTCATTCAACCAGCCAAAATTGTTATCATTGTGCCAATCATTTAAAATGAAGTATTCCATCGATCATAGAAGCCCCGTACCACTTCATGCCCAGGCGGAGGAAATCTTAAGAAAGTTAATTACCGAAGATATTTACCAGAACGGCAAGGTGTTGCCCAACGAGGTAGAACTTGCCAAACTTTTGGCAATATCAAGAACCACACTTCGCCAGGCTATAAACAAACTGGTCTTTGAAGGCTTGCTTATCCGCAAAAAAAGAACCGGTACCAAGGTCAACCAATCAACGGTGAGTTCAAAATCTAATAATTGGCTCAGCTTTTCACAGGAAATGAAATTACGTGGCATCGCTATTAAAAACTTTGAACTGCACGTTACCTGGGTTGAGCCCGACGAACAACTTGTAAATTTTTTTGAGATTAAGCCTGATAAAAAATTATTAAAAATGGAAAGAGTACGCGGAAAGCCGGACGGGCCGTTCGTTTATTTTATATCCTATTTTCATCCGAGGATAGGGTTATCAGGAGATGAAGATTTCAAATTGCCTTTATACGAAATGCTTGAACAGGAGCATTCGACCATTGCCTCACTTTCCAAAGAAGAGATCAGTGCCCATGCCGCAGACGCGTTGATAGCAGATAAATTGCAAATTAAGTTCGGAGAGCCGGTGCTGGTCAGAAAGCGTTTTGTATTTGATCAGGGCGATCGTCCTATGGAGTACAATCTTGGTTATTATAAGGCAGACAGTTTTGTCTACACAGTGGAAAGCAGGCGATAA
- a CDS encoding sugar porter family MFS transporter, producing the protein MSSKIQQSGSKKNRTFLHLVCLVAALGGFLFGFDTAVISGTVGLVKNDFHLNAVTEGWFVSCALLGCVVGVALSGALSDKYGRKVVLILSAILFLASALGCMWSGSFTVLIAFRLIGGLGIGVASMVSPLYISEFAPSRYRGMMVSLYQLALTVGIVIAYFSNAYLLNHTKIDLSGPVLKLILSAQVWRAMLGLGALPAGIFLLSLLAVPESPRWLLLKNRVAEAKVILIRIDGLQAAENEIAAFQNGEGIQDEKGLRELLRPVYRRPLLIGILLPLFSQLCGINAVIYYGPKILEQAGFALNNALGGQVTIGLVNVVFTFVAIFTVDRWGRKPLLFAGVGGAVAALILIGVLFFAGVTSGPWILTAILLFIACFAFSFGPVCWVIVGEIFPGAVRGKAMSLATLSLWIGNFLVGLLTPVLLEGAGPAWTFWIFAGCCAPALLLTYRIIPETKGKSLESIETYWAESFAPSKSPENQKVGPSLP; encoded by the coding sequence ATGTCATCTAAAATTCAACAGTCCGGTTCAAAAAAGAACCGCACTTTCCTCCATCTCGTTTGTTTGGTAGCGGCGCTTGGCGGTTTCCTTTTTGGTTTTGATACGGCTGTTATTTCCGGCACAGTTGGGCTTGTAAAAAATGATTTTCATTTAAATGCCGTAACAGAGGGTTGGTTTGTTAGCTGCGCCTTGCTCGGTTGTGTAGTCGGTGTAGCATTATCCGGGGCTTTGAGTGACAAGTATGGCCGCAAGGTAGTACTTATCCTGTCGGCAATCCTCTTTTTGGCATCGGCGCTGGGCTGTATGTGGTCGGGCTCCTTCACGGTACTGATCGCCTTCAGGTTAATAGGAGGCTTGGGCATCGGTGTGGCTTCGATGGTATCGCCGCTGTATATTTCTGAATTTGCACCATCCCGCTACCGCGGTATGATGGTGTCGCTTTACCAGCTGGCACTCACCGTGGGCATTGTAATAGCATACTTTTCTAACGCCTATCTTTTAAACCATACAAAAATTGATTTGTCTGGTCCCGTCCTAAAGCTTATTCTCTCAGCTCAGGTTTGGCGGGCCATGCTGGGCCTTGGGGCTTTACCCGCGGGGATTTTCCTGCTTTCTCTTTTGGCTGTACCTGAATCACCGAGATGGCTGCTGCTGAAAAACAGGGTTGCGGAAGCCAAAGTGATATTGATCAGGATTGACGGTTTACAAGCGGCAGAAAACGAGATCGCTGCTTTTCAAAATGGGGAAGGTATCCAGGATGAAAAAGGGCTCAGGGAACTTTTACGGCCAGTATACCGCCGGCCGCTCCTCATAGGGATATTATTGCCTTTGTTTTCGCAATTATGCGGCATAAACGCTGTTATTTACTACGGGCCCAAAATTTTGGAGCAGGCAGGCTTCGCCCTTAACAATGCGCTTGGTGGTCAGGTAACTATAGGGCTGGTCAATGTGGTATTTACATTCGTAGCCATTTTCACTGTAGATCGTTGGGGGCGCAAACCGTTATTGTTCGCCGGAGTAGGTGGGGCGGTTGCAGCCTTGATCCTGATCGGCGTGCTTTTCTTTGCCGGGGTTACATCAGGGCCGTGGATCCTAACTGCCATTTTACTCTTTATCGCCTGTTTTGCGTTCTCTTTTGGTCCTGTATGCTGGGTTATTGTAGGCGAGATCTTTCCGGGCGCTGTGCGCGGGAAGGCTATGTCGTTAGCCACACTTTCTTTGTGGATCGGTAATTTCCTGGTTGGTCTGCTTACACCGGTATTGTTGGAAGGCGCAGGGCCGGCATGGACCTTTTGGATTTTCGCGGGCTGCTGTGCGCCCGCGCTGTTGCTCACGTATCGAATTATCCCGGAAACCAAGGGGAAATCATTAGAAAGCATAGAGACTTACTGGGCCGAATCATTCGCGCCATCAAAATCACCTGAAAACCAGAAGGTCGGACCAAGCTTACCATAA
- a CDS encoding TonB-dependent receptor: protein MRFKLLPKPQKKQRHVYRAIIPALLPAVFFCWNMPVARAAVPGTTHADLRRAAGIIVTGQVTDEQGRPLPGVSIRLLNSGTGTVSDINGNYKLSVPDAGINGTLSFSFIGFITQTVAINNKTQFNVSLKPDTTKALNEVVVVGYGTQRRATINSAIGTVGAKDINDKPVLNPAQALQGQSPNLIIQQSTLDPGSSPSINIRGVATTGNNDPLLVIDGIVSQSVGDLNLLNPNDIASVTVLKDAGSAAIYGSRGANGVLLVTTKSGKLNQKATATYNGNFGWQKPDILVKKVSGADNAYYKNEALANSGLPPAFTPEQIQQLAAQGDGNWDINHVLYNAPQTSQNVSVSGGGANNTYFISAGYLNQLSNFIGSGGSGSKFGYQKYNLRLNQSTIIGRFKLSGILEYTKSRNKTNSVGDNNIFADANRVPHNYSWTDANGNYLTNPVASQYNEYGVLEKGGFNQADNDRVFGNLNGTLSITNELSLTGVFGGTLQNNGNFFRRAQVNYLPVGVYGNDLTTFDNNSKSSSFNTQVYLGYNKAFGSHNISATLGVSSELNSQRGFQLMKSLTDPVFGNATTGTLIDATNSYNSVTIQANSMQSAFGRIGYDYNNRYFVDFVFRDDASSKFAKGQRNGFFPSVNVGYVITGESFMEPLKNTLNHLKLRGSYGVVGNNQSAGNYTYLTTYFNYPGAYGYNGVIQGGAGTNLSNPMLTWERAHTLNVGFDFGLFHNKLTGSFDYFNKVTSNIQQTPLDVPTIFGAAPPVANVAKVRDMGWEVELTYTWKTPKVTQSFSANIGNTQNKLMQLTGSTKQIIYNQDVYQLIRRVGEPITQYYGYVTNGYFQNEADVNSYPKPAGAIVGPGDLKFKDLNGDGKIDDNDKKVIGNPFPHYTFGFTYRLAVAGFDVSLFIQGVGQRDEFLRGELVEPFHYNYGATLYEHMTDYWTPNNPNARYPRLATIGSPSNTNNWRSGSDLYRFNAAYARLKNVNIGYTLPQELTRRAGMERVRVSLIGQNLLTLTKLKFIDPETTEFGNNVSPNSASNSARNYLLPIFYGAGLDITF, encoded by the coding sequence ATGAGATTTAAACTTTTACCCAAACCCCAAAAAAAGCAAAGGCATGTTTACCGGGCAATTATTCCGGCGCTGTTGCCTGCCGTGTTTTTCTGCTGGAACATGCCGGTTGCCCGTGCCGCTGTTCCGGGCACTACCCATGCCGACCTGAGACGTGCCGCCGGCATTATTGTTACCGGACAGGTAACCGATGAACAGGGCCGCCCCTTACCGGGAGTGAGCATCCGTTTGCTCAATTCAGGAACAGGCACAGTGAGCGATATTAATGGAAACTACAAATTGTCTGTCCCGGATGCGGGTATAAATGGAACGCTGTCATTTTCTTTTATCGGTTTTATTACCCAAACTGTAGCTATTAACAATAAAACGCAGTTCAATGTCAGCCTAAAGCCGGATACTACCAAAGCCCTGAACGAAGTTGTTGTTGTAGGTTACGGTACACAGCGCCGTGCAACCATTAATAGTGCCATAGGCACCGTTGGCGCTAAAGATATCAATGACAAACCCGTTCTAAATCCCGCGCAGGCACTGCAGGGGCAATCACCCAATCTCATCATTCAGCAAAGCACGCTGGACCCTGGAAGCAGTCCAAGCATCAATATTCGCGGCGTGGCCACAACGGGAAATAACGATCCGTTACTGGTTATTGATGGAATTGTTTCGCAATCAGTTGGCGACCTCAACTTGCTTAACCCAAATGATATTGCGAGTGTTACCGTGCTTAAGGATGCGGGTTCGGCCGCTATATATGGTTCGCGCGGCGCAAACGGTGTTTTGCTTGTAACGACAAAAAGCGGTAAGCTGAACCAAAAGGCGACAGCAACTTATAATGGTAACTTTGGCTGGCAGAAACCCGATATACTGGTAAAAAAAGTAAGCGGGGCCGATAATGCTTATTACAAAAATGAAGCCCTGGCCAATTCAGGCCTTCCGCCTGCATTCACACCCGAACAGATCCAGCAGCTTGCTGCTCAGGGTGATGGAAACTGGGATATCAATCATGTACTTTATAACGCGCCGCAGACTTCGCAGAATGTTAGTGTGAGCGGTGGCGGGGCAAATAACACCTACTTTATCTCTGCAGGTTACCTTAACCAGCTCAGCAATTTTATCGGAAGCGGCGGCTCCGGCAGTAAATTCGGGTATCAAAAATATAACCTCCGCCTAAACCAGTCAACCATCATCGGTCGTTTCAAATTATCCGGAATACTGGAATATACCAAATCCAGGAACAAGACCAACAGTGTAGGCGATAATAATATTTTTGCCGATGCTAACCGCGTACCGCATAATTACAGCTGGACGGATGCTAACGGTAATTATCTGACAAACCCTGTTGCTTCTCAGTATAATGAATACGGGGTTTTGGAAAAAGGTGGTTTTAACCAGGCAGATAACGACCGCGTTTTTGGTAACCTGAACGGAACCCTGAGCATCACCAACGAACTGAGTTTAACCGGTGTTTTTGGTGGTACCCTCCAAAACAACGGTAATTTTTTCAGGCGCGCTCAGGTCAACTATCTTCCTGTAGGTGTATATGGCAATGACCTCACCACCTTTGATAACAATTCCAAATCCAGTTCATTTAACACGCAGGTATATCTGGGTTATAACAAGGCCTTTGGCTCACATAATATCAGCGCTACATTAGGTGTTTCGAGCGAATTGAACAGCCAGCGTGGCTTTCAGTTGATGAAGTCATTAACCGATCCGGTTTTTGGCAATGCTACAACAGGAACGCTGATTGATGCTACCAACTCGTACAACAGCGTTACTATTCAGGCCAACAGTATGCAATCGGCTTTTGGCCGGATCGGCTATGATTATAACAACCGCTACTTCGTTGATTTTGTATTCCGTGATGATGCTTCGTCAAAATTTGCCAAAGGGCAAAGAAATGGCTTTTTTCCGTCAGTGAATGTTGGTTATGTGATCACCGGGGAAAGTTTTATGGAGCCGCTGAAAAATACCCTTAATCATTTAAAGTTAAGAGGCAGCTATGGTGTGGTCGGTAACAATCAGTCGGCGGGTAACTATACTTATTTAACCACCTATTTCAATTATCCCGGCGCTTATGGTTACAATGGCGTTATTCAGGGTGGGGCGGGGACTAACCTGTCAAACCCGATGCTTACCTGGGAGCGGGCGCATACATTGAACGTTGGTTTTGATTTTGGCCTGTTCCATAACAAACTAACCGGATCTTTCGATTATTTTAACAAAGTAACCAGCAATATCCAGCAAACCCCGCTTGATGTGCCTACCATTTTTGGTGCTGCGCCGCCGGTGGCCAATGTAGCCAAGGTACGTGATATGGGCTGGGAGGTTGAACTAACCTATACCTGGAAAACGCCAAAGGTTACACAGAGCTTTAGCGCTAACATAGGCAACACGCAAAATAAGTTGATGCAGCTTACCGGCAGCACAAAGCAAATTATTTATAACCAGGATGTTTATCAGCTTATTCGCCGCGTTGGTGAGCCTATAACGCAATATTATGGCTATGTTACCAACGGCTATTTCCAGAACGAAGCAGATGTAAACAGTTATCCAAAACCGGCAGGTGCGATAGTTGGCCCCGGCGACTTAAAATTTAAAGATTTGAACGGCGATGGTAAAATAGATGATAACGATAAAAAGGTTATCGGTAATCCGTTCCCGCATTACACCTTCGGCTTTACTTACCGGCTTGCAGTTGCAGGTTTTGATGTCTCCTTATTTATCCAGGGTGTTGGCCAGCGTGATGAATTTTTGCGTGGCGAATTGGTGGAACCTTTTCACTACAACTACGGTGCTACGCTGTACGAACACATGACCGACTATTGGACGCCAAATAACCCGAACGCCCGTTACCCAAGGCTGGCAACCATCGGTTCGCCGTCTAATACCAATAACTGGCGTAGCGGCTCCGACCTGTATCGCTTTAACGCCGCTTATGCGCGCCTTAAAAATGTCAATATCGGCTATACGCTGCCGCAGGAACTTACGCGCAGGGCAGGAATGGAGCGTGTACGTGTTTCGCTCATAGGGCAAAACCTGTTAACGCTTACAAAACTCAAGTTCATTGATCCTGAAACCACGGAGTTCGGTAATAACGTAAGCCCGAACTCGGCTTCTAACAGTGCGAGAAATTACCTGCTTCCTATTTTTTACGGTGCAGGCCTTGACATCACTTTTTAA
- a CDS encoding class I mannose-6-phosphate isomerase — protein sequence MEIDFNNSESYTGLESGLRKTQQFLMPPQLTKAFQPQGGYNIYPAARLQAGKIFNGFESLALFIAGHKSVMIDGYVGVFWSRVKESLQKCFCEQGIAINWIETADYLKKEHDIEQLVQPFLGEYTSVWGTKATLGLADFFVDEIKSQDQHQFGSINIIIGPGAALSGWNAPLIYFDIPKNEIQFRMRAGSITNLGAAEPEEPFQMYKRFYFVDWVVLNDHKKAILGKVSIMADAQWPETINWMHQPDLIDGLNKLSSSVFRVRPWFEPGAWGGQWIKEHISNLNTDVVNLAWSFELIVPENGLVFESDGNLLEVTFDTLMFSNQENVLGEHAARFGDEFPIRFDFLDTYNGGNLSIQCHPRLEYIREQFGETITQDETYYILDCDDSASVYLGFQEEIDPSEYKQALESSQATGQAIDIEKYVQVHPAKKHDLFLIPNGTVHSAGAGNLVLEISATPYIFTFKMYDWVRLDLDGKPRPINIDHAFNNLDFDRKGNKVQQELISHPQIINEGRDYRLVHLPTHPDHFYDVHRLEFDHAIEVATNNLCHVLMLVEGHSITVETSGGAKQDFAYAETFVIPAASGSYRLVNKGKQRAKVIKAFLK from the coding sequence ATGGAAATTGATTTTAATAATTCAGAATCGTACACCGGCTTGGAATCCGGACTGAGAAAAACCCAGCAGTTCCTGATGCCGCCTCAATTAACTAAAGCTTTCCAGCCACAGGGGGGGTACAACATTTATCCTGCTGCCAGGCTGCAGGCAGGAAAAATTTTTAATGGTTTTGAATCCCTCGCATTGTTCATCGCCGGGCATAAATCCGTAATGATTGATGGTTATGTGGGCGTATTCTGGAGCCGCGTAAAAGAAAGCCTTCAGAAATGTTTTTGTGAACAAGGTATAGCTATAAACTGGATTGAAACTGCCGATTATCTGAAAAAAGAGCACGACATAGAACAACTTGTGCAGCCGTTTCTGGGCGAATATACGTCGGTATGGGGCACCAAAGCTACCTTAGGTTTGGCGGATTTCTTTGTGGACGAAATTAAATCGCAAGATCAACATCAATTTGGCAGCATCAACATCATTATCGGTCCCGGTGCGGCTTTATCAGGATGGAATGCGCCGCTAATTTACTTTGATATTCCTAAAAACGAGATCCAGTTTAGGATGCGTGCCGGCAGTATCACCAACTTGGGTGCGGCTGAACCCGAAGAACCTTTCCAGATGTACAAGCGGTTTTATTTTGTCGATTGGGTGGTGCTTAATGATCACAAAAAAGCCATCCTCGGCAAGGTTTCGATAATGGCAGATGCACAATGGCCCGAAACTATTAACTGGATGCATCAACCTGACCTTATTGACGGGCTGAATAAATTGAGCAGTTCGGTATTCAGGGTTAGGCCGTGGTTTGAGCCGGGTGCCTGGGGCGGGCAGTGGATAAAGGAGCATATCAGTAACCTAAATACCGATGTTGTTAACCTGGCCTGGTCATTTGAGCTTATCGTTCCCGAAAACGGATTGGTGTTTGAAAGTGACGGCAACCTGCTGGAGGTTACTTTTGATACCCTCATGTTCAGCAACCAGGAGAATGTTTTGGGCGAACATGCTGCACGTTTCGGTGATGAGTTTCCAATTCGTTTTGATTTTCTTGATACGTACAATGGGGGGAACCTGTCGATACAATGCCATCCGAGATTAGAATATATCAGGGAACAATTCGGCGAAACGATTACGCAGGATGAAACCTATTATATTTTGGATTGCGACGATAGCGCCTCCGTTTATCTCGGTTTTCAGGAAGAGATTGATCCGTCTGAATATAAGCAGGCGCTCGAAAGCAGTCAGGCTACCGGCCAGGCTATCGACATCGAAAAGTATGTGCAGGTACATCCTGCAAAAAAGCATGACCTGTTCCTGATCCCCAATGGTACTGTGCACAGTGCCGGTGCGGGTAACCTGGTACTGGAAATCAGCGCGACGCCTTACATTTTTACCTTCAAAATGTATGACTGGGTACGTTTGGATCTCGACGGAAAACCGCGTCCCATCAATATTGATCATGCTTTTAATAATCTTGATTTTGACCGTAAAGGCAATAAGGTACAACAGGAGCTCATCTCACATCCGCAAATAATTAACGAAGGCCGGGATTACCGTTTGGTTCACCTGCCAACACATCCCGATCATTTTTATGATGTGCACCGCCTTGAATTTGACCACGCCATTGAAGTGGCCACCAATAACCTGTGCCATGTGCTGATGCTTGTTGAAGGACACTCAATTACAGTTGAAACATCCGGCGGCGCCAAGCAGGATTTTGCTTATGCCGAAACATTTGTGATACCGGCAGCATCGGGAAGTTATCGCCTTGTAAATAAGGGTAAGCAACGCGCAAAAGTGATTAAAGCATTTTTAAAATAA